The following proteins come from a genomic window of Salvia hispanica cultivar TCC Black 2014 chromosome 4, UniMelb_Shisp_WGS_1.0, whole genome shotgun sequence:
- the LOC125185418 gene encoding WAT1-related protein At2g39510-like, whose translation MDSKLVRELRAYLGAIFLQFGYAGLGIIAKLALNKGMSNYTFAVYRNLVAAIVVAPFAFALERKTRPKMTLSIFIKISLLALLEPVIDQNLYYIGLKSTTATFAAAMWNTVPALTFLFAWLFRLETVNFRKLHSQAKVVGTVVTLGGAMIMTLVKGSVIELPWTRQNANSNSLAEEIHPHQFIMGAIMIGAGCICGSLFYILQAITLKSYPAAISLTGLICMFGALQGTVLTLVVERGNAHIWSIGWDTSLLAYVYGGLICSGVAYYVSGVIMKDKGPVFVTSFNPLNMVIVAGMSSFILAEQLNVGKVAGATVIVIGLYLVIWGKTRDQSVSTYPQSELVHQSPQNQTSNTHVSKPTSDDSVV comes from the exons ATGGATAGTAAATTAGTGAGAGAGCTAAGAGCATATTTGGGTGCAATATTTTTGCAGTTTGGGTATGCAGGCTTAGGTATAATAGCAAAGTTAGCTCTGAATAAGGGAATGAGCAATTACACATTTGCTGTCTACAGAAATCTGGTGGCCGCCATCGTCGTAGCCCCTTTTGCCTTTGCCTTGGAAAG GAAAACCAGGCCAAAAATGACACTCtccattttcatcaaaatatcCCTCCTTGCTCTATTGGA GCCTGTGATAGATCAAAACTTGTACTACATTGGGCTGAAGAGCACAACAGCTACATTTGCAGCCGCGATGTGGAACACGGTTCCGGCCCTCACCTTTCTATTTGCGTGGCTCTTCAGGCTTGAAACCGTCAACTTCAGAAAACTGCACAGCCAAGCAAAGGTTGTGGGAACTGTAGTAACTCTAGGTGGAGCAATGATAATGACTTTGGTAAAAGGCTCTGTTATAGAATTGCCATGGACCAGACAAAACGCCAACTCTAACTCTCTTGCTGAAGAAATACACCCCCACCAATTTATCATGGGAGCTATTATGATTGGAGCTGGTTGTATTTGTGGCTCCCTTTTCTACATTCTACag GCGATCACGTTGAAGTCGTACCCAGCAGCGATTTCCCTCACCGGCCTCATATGCATGTTCGGAGCATTGCAAGGGACCGTCCTCACTCTCGTGGTCGAGAGGGGCAATGCTCACATCTGGTCAATTGGATGGGACACCTCACTTTTAGCTTATGTTTATGGT GGATTAATATGTTCTGGAGTGGCCTACTATGTATCAGGAGTCATCATGAAGGACAAAGGCCCGGTTTTCGTTACTTCCTTCAATCCTCTAAACATGGTGATTGTTGCCGGCATGAGCTCTTTCATTCTGGCCGAGCAGCTCAACGTCGGCAA GGTAGCAGGAGCCACGGTGATCGTGATTGGGCTCTACCTAGTTATATGGGGAAAGACTCGCGATCAAAGCGTATCCACGTATCCTCAATCGGAACTTGTCCACCAATCACCGCAGAATCAAACCTCCAACACACATGTCTCCAAGCCAACTTCCGACGACAGTGTTGTTTAA